One Rubripirellula reticaptiva genomic region harbors:
- a CDS encoding DUF1207 domain-containing protein — protein MPRFVSVFGKRLMCGVLTAVLSVAAGTSVLADELLGDVAHASLQVDIDDPLLFHDAETVLEQVSAQCEHVCQCATGSAYSSNPDARDWRYLPDGLLWHSYLAGPQEPRISTVIFLDNDDNIYWDATVGGRVGLVRYGTVGQRDARGWQWDLEGAVITRLNVRESEDVESMDYRFGTEITAAEGAWRMKFGYFHISSHVGDEFIERNPTFKRVNYVTESLVWGIGYLPTNTSRLYGEVAWAFSYDGGAAPMQFQLGAELTPEAKTLRSGAPFAAINLNIRESVDFEIAPTLQLGWGFEGPESGRRWRFGLQYGSGPTSQSQFFENREDYIGIGTWFDY, from the coding sequence GTGCCGAGATTTGTTTCTGTTTTTGGCAAGCGATTGATGTGTGGCGTTCTGACCGCTGTGCTGTCGGTTGCCGCTGGAACGTCGGTTCTTGCTGATGAATTGTTGGGAGACGTTGCCCATGCGTCGCTGCAAGTTGACATTGATGATCCGCTTTTGTTCCATGATGCAGAGACCGTGCTAGAACAAGTCTCGGCTCAGTGCGAACACGTTTGCCAGTGCGCGACGGGATCTGCTTATTCGTCGAATCCCGACGCACGAGATTGGCGGTATCTGCCCGACGGATTGCTCTGGCACTCTTACCTTGCTGGTCCGCAAGAGCCGCGGATCTCAACGGTCATTTTTTTAGATAACGACGACAACATCTATTGGGATGCAACGGTGGGCGGTCGCGTCGGACTGGTGCGCTACGGTACCGTCGGTCAACGTGATGCGCGTGGATGGCAGTGGGATTTGGAAGGCGCGGTGATCACGCGGCTGAATGTTCGCGAGTCGGAAGATGTCGAGTCGATGGACTATCGATTCGGAACCGAGATCACGGCTGCCGAAGGTGCTTGGCGAATGAAGTTCGGGTACTTCCATATCAGCTCGCATGTGGGAGACGAATTCATCGAGCGAAATCCAACCTTCAAACGCGTTAACTACGTCACCGAGTCTTTGGTTTGGGGCATTGGCTACCTGCCCACCAATACCTCGCGGTTGTATGGCGAGGTGGCGTGGGCGTTCAGCTATGACGGTGGCGCCGCACCAATGCAATTCCAATTGGGAGCCGAGCTAACGCCTGAGGCGAAAACTCTACGATCGGGTGCTCCGTTTGCGGCGATCAACTTAAACATTCGCGAAAGCGTCGATTTTGAAATTGCCCCGACCTTGCAATTAGGATGGGGATTCGAAGGCCCCGAGTCGGGACGGCGTTGGCGATTCGGTCTGCAGTATGGCAGCGGCCCGACCAGCCAATCGCAATTTTTCGAAAACCGCGAAGACTACATCGGCATCGGTACTTGGTTCGACTATTAG
- a CDS encoding tetratricopeptide repeat protein, producing MTLCFLDFSSDHPANDRLQRHASRIRRSLTVLAMAGVVTTAALSMPQAFGQDSGAPVVETDAPAGTDTKPSTETKPAATDAGQSELDEAIIKRIDAETEDQLESVAALLESSLTKGLDEENAAFAKQMLGSVLLQRAQGMAQTIVQANGRRREDVREETIRVLNQAVEADPKLVEAFLLIARLNLLPGGDRKQITAATTSAIALLEDDPKEKSAALMLRALTQDSEDKRMQDLNAAIEADGENMEARQARALAKLEENDVEGAMVDLEGILAKDPTNQAVAGLAVQKLVQLERLDEAMKLITNMLASNPNEGMYRMRAVLHRANNDSDLALADLNKAIAMAPKDPMTLMQRSALALDRDDVKSAKADYAAALEIEPRIEGADEGIELRLQIAIAEKRMPDAINDAQLLCDKAPDNVFRRLRLASLYSIDNRPRKAIDILSGILRDDPKNVAVLRTRGDALLSVGDHAAAIDDYEKAIASIGNLDVSVADEQDKIEASGIYNNLSWVLSTSTNDSVRNGKRAIELAEKSAELTDYQEAHILSTLAAGYAEAGDFENARLWSEKAVALAAEEEDQTNSQLEQLKEELESYKADKPWREKQETEENNVPILSPEELIDT from the coding sequence ATGACATTGTGTTTTCTTGATTTCTCGTCCGACCACCCGGCCAATGACCGCTTGCAACGACACGCCTCACGCATCCGCCGATCGTTGACAGTGCTGGCGATGGCCGGCGTCGTGACAACGGCAGCGCTTTCGATGCCTCAGGCTTTCGGACAAGATAGCGGCGCGCCGGTTGTCGAGACTGACGCACCCGCCGGCACTGACACAAAACCCAGCACCGAAACCAAACCCGCTGCGACGGACGCCGGTCAATCTGAACTTGACGAAGCGATCATCAAGCGCATCGACGCCGAAACCGAAGACCAACTGGAATCGGTGGCCGCGCTATTGGAGTCTTCGTTGACCAAGGGTCTGGACGAAGAAAACGCGGCGTTCGCGAAACAAATGCTCGGTTCGGTCCTGCTGCAACGTGCTCAAGGCATGGCGCAAACGATTGTCCAAGCCAACGGGCGTCGCCGCGAAGACGTTCGTGAAGAAACCATCCGAGTCCTCAACCAAGCGGTCGAAGCCGATCCCAAATTGGTCGAAGCCTTCCTGCTGATCGCTCGTTTGAATCTGTTGCCCGGCGGCGATCGGAAGCAAATCACCGCAGCGACAACCAGTGCGATCGCCCTGCTGGAAGATGACCCGAAAGAGAAAAGCGCAGCGTTGATGTTGCGAGCGTTGACGCAAGACAGCGAAGACAAGCGAATGCAGGATCTGAACGCCGCTATCGAAGCGGACGGCGAAAACATGGAAGCCCGCCAAGCCCGCGCGCTTGCAAAGCTTGAAGAAAACGACGTCGAAGGCGCGATGGTCGACTTGGAAGGAATCCTTGCCAAGGATCCGACTAATCAAGCCGTCGCTGGTCTGGCCGTCCAAAAGTTGGTTCAACTGGAACGCTTGGACGAAGCGATGAAATTGATCACCAACATGTTGGCGTCCAACCCGAACGAAGGCATGTATCGCATGCGGGCCGTTCTGCACCGTGCCAACAACGACAGTGACCTGGCGCTTGCCGACCTGAACAAGGCGATCGCGATGGCCCCCAAAGACCCGATGACGCTAATGCAGCGTTCGGCTCTTGCCCTTGATCGCGATGACGTCAAATCGGCCAAGGCAGATTATGCCGCTGCACTGGAAATCGAACCGCGAATCGAAGGCGCCGACGAAGGAATCGAGCTGCGACTGCAAATTGCAATCGCCGAAAAGCGGATGCCAGATGCGATCAATGACGCTCAACTGCTGTGCGATAAAGCGCCCGACAACGTATTCCGGCGTCTGCGATTGGCCAGTCTGTACTCGATCGACAATCGACCTCGAAAAGCCATCGACATCCTGTCCGGCATCCTTCGCGATGACCCCAAGAACGTCGCTGTCCTGCGAACGCGTGGCGACGCGCTCTTGAGCGTCGGTGATCACGCTGCGGCGATCGATGACTATGAAAAAGCCATCGCGTCAATTGGCAATCTAGACGTGTCGGTTGCCGACGAACAAGACAAGATCGAAGCTTCGGGCATCTATAACAACCTGTCCTGGGTGTTGTCGACTTCGACGAACGATTCGGTTCGAAACGGCAAACGAGCGATCGAGTTGGCTGAAAAGTCGGCCGAATTGACGGACTACCAAGAAGCCCACATCCTCAGCACGCTCGCAGCCGGCTATGCCGAAGCGGGTGACTTTGAGAATGCTCGTCTTTGGAGCGAAAAAGCAGTTGCTTTGGCTGCCGAAGAAGAAGACCAGACCAATAGCCAACTGGAACAGTTGAAGGAAGAACTCGAGTCCTACAAGGCGGATAAACCTTGGCGAGAGAAGCAGGAAACGGAGGAAAACAACGTCCCGATCCTGTCGCCGGAAGAGCTGATCGATACTTGA
- a CDS encoding EF-hand domain-containing protein, translating to MKRSRSALAAALATLAMATTTVAQPPEGRGRGRGDGGGPRGGGAPGEGMMRFIPVLAALDADKDGVLSKAEIENATKALLTLDKDNDGSLSAEEMRPANPMRGGGGRPDAAGRPEMGGRPDMRQNPGEGIAAMFTQRDANKDGKLSGDEIPAAMAERVERLDTNSDGAIDKDEMAAAMKRMRDGGGRQGGDQGGRPGGDRPKRPSAE from the coding sequence ATGAAACGATCACGATCAGCTTTGGCCGCTGCCTTGGCCACACTCGCAATGGCAACCACCACCGTCGCCCAGCCTCCCGAGGGCCGTGGGCGAGGTCGCGGGGACGGCGGTGGTCCTCGCGGCGGTGGCGCGCCGGGCGAAGGCATGATGCGATTCATCCCTGTCCTGGCCGCGCTCGACGCAGACAAGGATGGCGTGCTTTCCAAAGCCGAAATCGAAAACGCCACAAAAGCGCTGCTGACTTTGGACAAGGACAACGATGGCAGCTTGTCGGCCGAAGAGATGCGTCCGGCCAATCCAATGCGTGGCGGCGGCGGTCGCCCCGACGCGGCTGGCCGCCCAGAAATGGGTGGTCGTCCCGATATGCGTCAAAACCCTGGCGAAGGCATAGCCGCAATGTTTACTCAGCGGGACGCAAATAAAGACGGCAAGCTTTCAGGTGACGAAATCCCGGCAGCGATGGCCGAGCGTGTCGAACGACTTGATACTAATAGCGATGGTGCGATCGACAAAGATGAAATGGCCGCCGCGATGAAGCGGATGCGTGATGGTGGCGGCCGTCAAGGTGGCGATCAAGGCGGACGCCCAGGCGGCGATCGTCCCAAACGCCCCAGTGCTGAGTAA
- a CDS encoding ATP-binding cassette domain-containing protein, which translates to MLVAESLTKNFSLDDSDLCAVDHLSFQVMPGEVFGLLGPNGAGKTTTLRMILGLLEPDEGFAEVDGIRTADDPIGVKARLGFVSASDGVYPWLSVREMLLYFADLYAVDPDVAAQRCENLAKLMGIEPLLSRRAGTLSTGQRQRVTLVRGLIHDPPVMLLDEPTRGLDVVGVQTIFEYIEHLRQVGKAVIVCTHRLDEAERLCDRFGLLHRGKMRHMGTMEELRASTGQEHLVNMFVELMREVS; encoded by the coding sequence ATGCTTGTTGCCGAGTCGCTGACGAAGAACTTTTCGCTTGATGACAGTGACCTATGCGCGGTCGATCATTTGTCGTTCCAGGTGATGCCCGGCGAAGTCTTTGGGCTGTTGGGCCCCAATGGTGCTGGCAAAACGACCACGCTACGGATGATTTTGGGCCTGCTCGAGCCCGATGAAGGTTTCGCCGAAGTGGATGGTATTCGTACCGCCGACGATCCGATCGGCGTCAAAGCTCGTTTGGGATTCGTTTCGGCAAGTGACGGAGTTTACCCGTGGCTTTCGGTTCGCGAGATGCTGCTTTATTTTGCTGATCTTTATGCGGTTGATCCGGACGTTGCGGCCCAGCGATGTGAAAATTTGGCGAAGCTGATGGGCATCGAGCCGCTGCTAAGTCGACGTGCCGGTACCCTTTCGACGGGCCAGCGGCAGCGAGTGACACTCGTTCGCGGTCTGATTCATGATCCGCCCGTGATGTTACTGGACGAACCTACACGTGGGTTGGATGTGGTCGGTGTTCAGACCATCTTCGAATACATCGAACACTTGCGCCAGGTAGGCAAAGCTGTGATCGTTTGCACGCACCGATTGGACGAAGCAGAAAGACTTTGCGATCGGTTCGGGCTGTTGCACCGTGGAAAAATGCGGCACATGGGAACGATGGAAGAATTGCGTGCGTCCACCGGTCAAGAACACTTGGTCAACATGTTCGTCGAGTTGATGCGGGAAGTGTCATGA
- a CDS encoding trypsin-like serine peptidase, translating into MPDQGNSPEQSGDAHPFLTAKGLRLQQLGRKDEFSMPMAMPSYPSEASPYSGGAYPSAPIDPFDFAADRDRTIHNVRPSVAFPRVESLLEQPLNPYFQTRLVARPQSNQLRAIGKLFIQISPDTRLPLAMGSAWITGPSTIATAAHNLYDSTTRTWSRALEFHAGYDYYDSNDRPTCRVTGAYIPRSYLNNPATNLDIAICYVDRNIGDIIGTQIRTEVVTDPDFFDNERVAIVGYPAGSGFDFGKQLWQSEGDYLFGQGNGPDSDFAPVMATNFGGGASGCPWLVEDKAAGPGKYVAVGVTSGHAKLRYARGELNLNSLVSPYFGPRMFAELEDNQVFHDFTV; encoded by the coding sequence ATGCCCGATCAAGGAAACTCGCCGGAGCAGTCTGGCGATGCTCATCCGTTCTTGACGGCCAAGGGACTGCGTTTGCAGCAACTTGGTCGCAAAGACGAATTCAGCATGCCGATGGCGATGCCAAGCTATCCGTCGGAAGCCTCTCCGTATTCTGGCGGTGCCTATCCGTCGGCGCCGATCGATCCGTTTGACTTTGCCGCCGACCGTGATCGGACGATTCACAATGTTCGCCCGTCAGTTGCGTTTCCGCGAGTGGAAAGTCTGTTGGAACAGCCGCTGAATCCCTACTTCCAGACTCGCCTAGTTGCTCGTCCGCAATCGAATCAATTGCGTGCGATCGGCAAGCTGTTCATTCAGATTTCGCCTGATACTCGATTGCCATTGGCGATGGGGTCAGCGTGGATCACGGGGCCCAGTACGATCGCAACCGCGGCCCACAATCTGTACGACTCGACAACCCGGACTTGGTCGCGGGCGCTCGAATTTCACGCGGGCTACGACTACTACGACAGCAACGACCGGCCGACATGCCGTGTGACGGGCGCCTACATTCCGCGTTCTTATTTGAACAATCCGGCGACTAATCTGGACATCGCGATCTGTTACGTCGATCGAAACATCGGCGACATCATCGGGACTCAGATTCGAACGGAAGTCGTGACCGATCCTGACTTCTTTGATAATGAACGAGTCGCGATTGTGGGGTATCCGGCCGGCAGCGGGTTCGACTTTGGCAAACAGCTTTGGCAAAGCGAGGGTGACTACTTATTCGGCCAAGGAAACGGACCCGACAGCGATTTTGCGCCCGTGATGGCAACCAACTTTGGTGGTGGGGCAAGTGGTTGCCCGTGGTTGGTCGAAGACAAAGCTGCAGGCCCCGGCAAGTATGTTGCCGTGGGGGTAACGTCGGGGCACGCGAAGCTGCGTTATGCCCGCGGCGAGTTGAATTTGAACTCGCTAGTGTCGCCGTACTTTGGGCCGCGGATGTTTGCCGAACTGGAAGACAATCAAGTCTTCCACGACTTCACCGTGTAA
- a CDS encoding potassium channel family protein yields MTRKHGLDNPHTGKMPRTFEHRSRRTLRNGFTFFGGTFLLSTAGYVIAGWSWVDAIYMVTITFFGVGYGEVHSINTVWMKWFTMGVICAGCSSLIYVIGGIVQMLTEGEIEEIMGIRQRSREIDSLCDHTIVCGYGRVGQMLAAELRNQGQSLVILDCDPDRVDRAISDGFLAMEGNAVEDETLHEAGIFRAATLATVLPDDAANVFITLTARDLCETICIIARAECPTTERKLIRGGATHVVMPAAIGAIRIAQLACSSDQSRENLPEDRYRMLDSQGKKEACKVILPSAPHPSDENSESKMQADIAELADLASGLAQSMDKVAHDRSIS; encoded by the coding sequence ATGACGCGAAAACACGGACTGGACAATCCGCACACTGGCAAAATGCCTCGGACATTCGAACACCGTTCTCGACGAACGTTGCGAAACGGTTTCACCTTCTTTGGTGGCACCTTTCTGCTTTCGACCGCCGGGTACGTCATCGCAGGATGGTCATGGGTTGATGCAATTTACATGGTCACGATCACATTCTTCGGCGTCGGGTATGGCGAAGTCCATTCGATCAACACCGTGTGGATGAAGTGGTTCACGATGGGCGTGATCTGCGCGGGATGCTCTTCGCTGATCTATGTGATCGGCGGCATCGTTCAAATGTTAACTGAAGGCGAAATCGAAGAAATCATGGGCATTCGACAACGATCACGCGAAATTGACTCTCTGTGCGACCACACCATCGTCTGCGGCTACGGCCGAGTCGGTCAAATGCTGGCCGCTGAACTGCGAAACCAAGGACAGTCGTTGGTGATCTTGGACTGTGATCCCGACCGAGTCGACCGAGCAATTTCCGATGGTTTCCTGGCGATGGAAGGCAACGCGGTCGAAGATGAAACGCTTCACGAAGCAGGCATCTTTCGCGCCGCAACCCTGGCCACCGTTTTGCCCGATGATGCCGCCAACGTCTTCATCACTTTGACAGCTCGCGACCTGTGCGAAACCATTTGCATCATCGCTCGCGCCGAATGTCCGACGACCGAACGCAAACTGATTCGTGGTGGCGCGACTCACGTTGTCATGCCAGCCGCCATCGGTGCAATCCGCATCGCACAACTAGCCTGCAGTTCCGACCAGTCTCGCGAAAACCTTCCCGAAGATCGCTACCGCATGCTGGACTCGCAAGGCAAAAAGGAAGCCTGCAAAGTCATCCTACCGTCGGCGCCGCACCCGTCGGACGAAAATTCCGAATCGAAAATGCAAGCTGACATCGCCGAACTCGCAGACCTTGCATCCGGGCTGGCCCAATCCATGGACAAGGTCGCTCATGATCGGTCGATCAGCTAA
- a CDS encoding ABC transporter permease subunit/CPBP intramembrane protease, with protein sequence MSQPHHTTKNTPGRLWRLCQKELKETSRDRRTIVTLLLMPLLVYPLLSMAMNRYLLTADSSVEVKYRIAVSSDAEGTRLNDLLCSPESVPPDEVLSSSSGKLAEFVFFNTSDTENGTPLTPVQALENGVVEVAAKLVEENDGRYSLTLKSFAGDATSQNARRIIVERMQWLKLAFAERVAEAVDPNFKPPVDVTVAEVGEPTETPILATIVPLVLVLMTITGAVYPAIDLTAGERERGTMEALMASPVPRFYVLLAKYVAVVTVALLTALANLLAMFTTLWLGGLLPLLTGGDPGFPWLAVLQILGLLVLFSGFFSAVLLSLTSFARSFKEAQAYLIPVMLFAITPGMLSLMPGVELSGPLAIAPLINIVLLAREVLGGTVQPAAAGAAVLSTMGYAAAALGIAAKLFGSDAVTRTSEQSIGSLFRRPKKWTDVASPQAAALVLALLVPIYFVLSNVLMQYLVGVKASMLGGQADLTDTQSAGLQIRSMILSAMALVVVFGFVPAIAAWFGRNRPRTTFRLRRPSIAALFGALVIGLGAWAIAHEAFVLAEALGVGGLSEEKIAQTRKVLKAWKLVPPWVLLGTLAATPAIIEELCFRGFLFSSFRRVMKPWQTITLTALLFGLFHVLTGNALLIERFVPSTLLGLLLGWIAYRSGSVLPGMVMHFVHNGLLELVGHYHEKLNFLGADFDNQTHLPPMWIAIATAIAVIGILMVWAGTRTKTLATVPAH encoded by the coding sequence ATGAGCCAGCCGCATCACACAACGAAAAACACACCCGGTCGCTTATGGCGGCTATGTCAAAAAGAGCTAAAAGAAACTAGCCGCGATCGTCGCACGATCGTGACGTTGTTGTTGATGCCATTGTTGGTTTATCCGTTGCTGAGCATGGCGATGAACCGATATTTGTTGACTGCGGATTCTTCGGTCGAGGTCAAATACCGGATTGCGGTCAGTTCAGACGCCGAGGGCACCCGGCTGAATGATCTCCTTTGCAGTCCCGAGTCGGTACCGCCGGATGAGGTGTTGAGCTCAAGCAGCGGTAAGTTGGCTGAGTTCGTGTTTTTCAATACCTCGGACACCGAAAATGGTACGCCGCTGACTCCGGTGCAAGCTCTTGAAAACGGCGTCGTCGAAGTGGCTGCGAAGCTGGTCGAGGAAAACGATGGACGCTATTCGTTGACGCTGAAGTCGTTCGCCGGCGATGCCACCAGCCAGAATGCGCGGCGAATCATTGTGGAACGGATGCAATGGTTGAAATTGGCGTTTGCCGAAAGAGTCGCCGAGGCAGTGGATCCCAACTTCAAGCCGCCGGTCGACGTGACGGTCGCCGAAGTCGGCGAGCCAACAGAGACGCCAATTCTTGCCACGATTGTGCCGTTGGTTCTGGTGTTGATGACGATCACCGGCGCGGTTTATCCGGCAATTGACTTGACGGCTGGTGAACGCGAACGGGGCACGATGGAAGCACTGATGGCATCGCCAGTGCCGCGGTTTTATGTGCTGCTGGCAAAATATGTGGCGGTCGTGACGGTGGCGTTGTTAACGGCGCTTGCCAACTTGCTGGCCATGTTCACGACGCTGTGGTTGGGTGGTTTGCTGCCGCTGTTGACCGGTGGCGATCCTGGGTTTCCTTGGTTGGCGGTGCTGCAAATTCTGGGTTTGTTGGTACTGTTCAGCGGTTTCTTTTCGGCGGTGCTGTTGTCGTTGACCAGTTTCGCTCGGTCGTTCAAAGAAGCCCAGGCTTACTTGATTCCCGTCATGTTGTTTGCGATCACGCCGGGCATGTTGTCGTTGATGCCAGGGGTGGAGTTGTCTGGTCCGTTGGCGATCGCACCGCTGATCAACATCGTCTTGTTGGCTCGCGAAGTGTTGGGCGGGACGGTCCAGCCGGCTGCGGCCGGGGCGGCAGTGCTAAGCACGATGGGTTACGCCGCGGCGGCACTAGGGATCGCGGCAAAGTTGTTTGGCAGCGACGCGGTAACACGCACGAGCGAACAATCGATCGGGTCACTTTTTCGACGACCAAAGAAATGGACAGACGTCGCCAGCCCGCAAGCGGCCGCGCTCGTGCTGGCCTTGTTGGTGCCCATCTACTTCGTGTTGTCGAACGTCTTGATGCAGTATTTAGTCGGCGTCAAAGCGTCGATGTTGGGCGGACAAGCCGATCTAACAGACACGCAGTCGGCCGGATTGCAGATTCGAAGTATGATCCTGAGTGCGATGGCGCTAGTCGTCGTGTTTGGATTTGTACCGGCGATTGCGGCGTGGTTTGGCCGCAATCGACCGCGAACGACGTTCCGATTGCGGCGTCCGTCGATCGCTGCACTGTTCGGTGCGCTGGTGATCGGTTTGGGAGCGTGGGCGATCGCGCACGAAGCCTTTGTGCTTGCCGAGGCATTGGGTGTAGGCGGACTCAGTGAAGAAAAAATCGCTCAGACTCGCAAGGTCTTGAAGGCATGGAAGCTGGTTCCGCCGTGGGTGTTGCTGGGGACGCTTGCCGCGACACCGGCGATCATCGAAGAACTCTGCTTTCGCGGCTTTCTGTTTTCATCGTTTCGACGGGTGATGAAGCCGTGGCAAACGATCACGTTGACGGCACTCTTGTTCGGATTGTTCCACGTTTTGACCGGCAACGCATTATTGATCGAGCGTTTTGTACCGTCCACATTGTTGGGTTTATTGTTGGGCTGGATCGCGTATCGCAGCGGTAGCGTGTTGCCCGGAATGGTGATGCACTTTGTTCACAACGGTCTGTTGGAATTGGTGGGCCACTATCACGAGAAGCTCAATTTCTTGGGTGCTGATTTTGACAATCAAACCCACCTGCCACCGATGTGGATCGCAATCGCAACAGCGATCGCCGTGATCGGAATTTTGATGGTTTGGGCGGGGACGCGGACCAAGACTTTGGCTACGGTTCCGGCACACTAA
- a CDS encoding tRNA (adenine(22)-N(1))-methyltransferase, producing MPRLDDRLKAVASQIRCRVHADIGSDHAHLLKALLASGRIERGIAIENKPQPFRNSKATLAGYDADVRFADGFAGLAAGEADSVSICGMGGELMTSILDAHPDRVPEVVLLQPNRRPELLRRWGLRCRFDLVDEQVAIGHWAYPILRFSRRSSDTVGSRDVAYDGLDFEAAILFGPHLIRRWQSDFVDRLKDEATYLRKLDRLGEEPEQRLAAIERLMRVNT from the coding sequence GTGCCTCGCCTCGACGATCGCTTGAAAGCAGTTGCGTCCCAGATTCGTTGTCGCGTGCATGCTGATATCGGATCCGACCATGCTCATCTGCTCAAAGCGTTATTAGCATCTGGACGCATTGAACGCGGCATTGCGATCGAGAATAAACCACAGCCATTTCGGAATTCGAAAGCAACACTTGCCGGCTACGATGCGGACGTTCGGTTTGCCGATGGTTTTGCAGGTTTAGCGGCGGGTGAAGCTGACAGCGTTAGCATTTGTGGGATGGGCGGCGAGTTGATGACATCGATCTTGGACGCGCATCCAGATCGTGTTCCAGAGGTTGTCCTGTTGCAACCCAATCGCCGCCCAGAACTGCTGCGCCGCTGGGGATTGCGATGCCGGTTTGATTTGGTTGATGAACAAGTCGCGATCGGGCACTGGGCTTATCCAATCTTGCGTTTTAGCCGCCGTTCATCGGATACCGTCGGTTCCCGCGACGTGGCATACGATGGTCTAGATTTTGAGGCCGCGATTTTGTTTGGGCCGCACCTGATCCGCCGGTGGCAGTCGGACTTTGTCGATCGATTGAAGGACGAAGCAACGTACTTGCGAAAGCTTGATCGATTGGGCGAAGAACCTGAACAACGTTTGGCTGCGATCGAGCGTTTGATGCGAGTAAACACATAG
- a CDS encoding translation initiation factor, whose protein sequence is MTRLFAGTAFDIPPTCDQCGKLESDCICTAAEKAEAERARQQAADRRSPESQTAVVTVQKRKGGRQATVIEGLTAKANDLPELLGKLQAACGAGGTVKAKEDLIELQGDHAATIRKSLTNLGYRVK, encoded by the coding sequence ATGACTCGACTTTTCGCCGGAACGGCGTTTGATATCCCGCCGACTTGCGACCAATGTGGCAAATTGGAATCCGATTGCATTTGCACGGCAGCCGAAAAAGCCGAAGCCGAACGGGCTCGCCAGCAAGCTGCCGACCGGCGCAGTCCCGAATCGCAAACCGCTGTTGTCACAGTGCAGAAACGCAAAGGTGGTCGGCAAGCGACGGTGATCGAGGGACTGACCGCCAAGGCAAACGATTTGCCCGAACTGCTTGGAAAACTGCAAGCGGCCTGCGGCGCCGGTGGAACGGTCAAAGCAAAAGAAGACCTGATCGAGCTGCAGGGTGATCACGCAGCTACAATCCGCAAGTCGCTAACGAATCTGGGCTACCGCGTCAAGTAG